The Deinococcus sp. KNUC1210 nucleotide sequence TCAGAGTAAGATACTCAGATGAGTACAGAAAGTTGGGCGCGGTGTTGCTCTAGCTTACGGTATGCCTCCTGCGAGTATTTATGCCCTGCACGGGTTCCTGGGCAGTGGGAAGTCCACACTGGCGCGGCGTCTGGAACATGAAGTGCCTGCCCTGCGCTTGTCGAGTGACGACTGGATGGTGCAGCTTTTCGGCCCCGATCCACCGGAAGAGGTGTTCCGCTCTGGCCTCGCCAGGGTAAGCGCCCTGATTCGCCTTCAGGCCGAACGCGTGCTGAGCCTGGGCGTCAGCGTAGTGCTGGATGAGGGCTACTGGACACGTGCCAGCCGCGACGAGCTGCGAAGCTGGGCCGCCTCGCTGAATGGTGGACTGGGCGTGCCGCTTTTCCTGTACGCGGTCACGGTGCCGGAAGCCGAGGCCCGCGCCCGAATAGAGCGGCGCAACCACGAACCCGGTGCCCTGTTTGTCTCGCAGGCGACCTTCAGTGCCTTTCTGCCGACGTTCGAGGCCCTGCAACCCGACGAGCCCCGTCCTGTGAGCTCCCGCGCTGATCTATCCTGAGGCATGTCCGAACAATCCAGTATCTCTTTTCTGCAGGTTCCCGGCGAAGCGGAAGCGGCACCCGAGATCCAGAAGCTGTGGAGCAAGGCGCAGGCCAATCTGGGCTTCGTGCCCAACGTCTTCCGGGCACAGGCGCTCAATGGAGCACAGTTCAGCGCGTGGTGGTCGTATTTCAACCTGCTGCTGAACAAGGAAGGGTTTTTGCCGCCGGTCGAGCGCGAAATGGTGGCGGTGGTGGTCAGCAACATCAACCGCTGCGTGTACTGCGCGGTGTCGCACGGAGCAGCTCTCAGAAGTCTGCTGGCGGCGGCGGGGCAAGATCCTGCCCTCGAAGCGCTGCTGGCGGTCAATCATCGGCAGGCGGCCCTCGAACCCCGGCTCGCCGCCATGCTCGACTTCGCTGAAACGCTGACCCGCACGCCCGAACAGATGCGCGAAAGCCACCTGGCCCCGCTGCGGGAACACGGCCTGAGCGACGCACAGATTCTGGAGCTGACACAGGTGATCG carries:
- a CDS encoding peroxidase-related enzyme (This protein belongs to a clade of uncharacterized proteins related to peroxidases such as the alkylhydroperoxidase AhpD.) produces the protein MSEQSSISFLQVPGEAEAAPEIQKLWSKAQANLGFVPNVFRAQALNGAQFSAWWSYFNLLLNKEGFLPPVEREMVAVVVSNINRCVYCAVSHGAALRSLLAAAGQDPALEALLAVNHRQAALEPRLAAMLDFAETLTRTPEQMRESHLAPLREHGLSDAQILELTQVIGMFNMTNRISSALGFVPNDEYHREGR
- a CDS encoding ATP-binding protein, producing MPPASIYALHGFLGSGKSTLARRLEHEVPALRLSSDDWMVQLFGPDPPEEVFRSGLARVSALIRLQAERVLSLGVSVVLDEGYWTRASRDELRSWAASLNGGLGVPLFLYAVTVPEAEARARIERRNHEPGALFVSQATFSAFLPTFEALQPDEPRPVSSRADLS